From Sporosarcina sp. Te-1, the proteins below share one genomic window:
- a CDS encoding YebC/PmpR family DNA-binding transcriptional regulator — MGRKWNNIKEKKASKDANTSRIYAKFGRELYVAAKQGEPDPELNQVLKMVVERAKTYNVPRAIIDRAIEKAKGGAEENYDELRYEGFGPNGSMVIVDALTNNVNRTASEVRAAFGKNGGNMGVSGSVAYMFDATAVFALEGKTADDVLELLMEADVEVRDIMEEEDTVIVYAEPDQFHAVQEAFKTAGITEFSVAELTMLAQNDVTLDPDAQAQFEKMIDALEDLEDVQQVYHNVDLGE, encoded by the coding sequence ATGGAATAATATCAAAGAGAAAAAAGCGTCCAAGGATGCAAATACAAGCCGTATTTACGCTAAGTTCGGACGTGAACTTTATGTAGCAGCAAAACAAGGCGAACCGGATCCGGAATTGAACCAAGTGCTCAAAATGGTCGTGGAACGCGCGAAAACATATAATGTCCCAAGAGCAATCATCGACCGTGCCATCGAGAAGGCAAAGGGCGGCGCGGAAGAAAACTATGATGAGCTTCGATACGAAGGGTTCGGACCAAATGGCTCCATGGTGATCGTGGACGCTTTGACAAACAATGTCAATCGGACTGCTTCTGAAGTGCGTGCAGCGTTTGGGAAAAATGGCGGCAACATGGGCGTCAGCGGTTCGGTTGCCTACATGTTCGATGCGACAGCTGTATTCGCCTTAGAAGGCAAGACGGCTGATGACGTACTGGAGCTCCTAATGGAAGCAGACGTCGAAGTTCGCGATATTATGGAAGAAGAAGATACAGTTATCGTCTATGCAGAGCCAGACCAATTCCACGCAGTCCAAGAAGCATTTAAAACTGCCGGCATCACGGAATTCTCAGTAGCCGAACTCACGATGCTCGCTCAAAACGACGTCACCTTAGATCCCGATGCCCAAGCACAATTCGAAAAAATGATAGATGCCTTGGAAGACTTGGAAGATGTTCAGCAAGTCTATCATAACGTTGATTTAGGTGAATAA
- a CDS encoding VOC family protein, which yields MIRKLGQVMLYVNDQEKAVTFWQEKVGFHVVADETAGPMRWIEIAPTKDSETSLVLHNKKAVARMSPDLHLGTPSLLFYSDRFEQLRRHLMDHQVTVGEIVDMPSGRTFNFADEEDNYFAVMEMK from the coding sequence ATGATTCGCAAACTAGGGCAAGTCATGTTGTATGTTAACGATCAAGAAAAAGCAGTTACGTTTTGGCAAGAGAAAGTGGGGTTTCATGTCGTGGCTGATGAGACGGCTGGTCCCATGAGATGGATTGAGATTGCTCCGACAAAGGATTCGGAAACAAGCCTGGTGCTTCACAATAAGAAAGCCGTTGCCCGTATGTCGCCTGACTTGCATCTGGGCACGCCCTCCCTCCTATTTTATTCCGACCGATTTGAACAACTTCGCCGCCACCTGATGGATCATCAAGTTACGGTTGGAGAAATAGTAGATATGCCTTCCGGCAGAACATTCAATTTTGCGGATGAAGAGGATAACTATTTCGCTGTGATGGAAATGAAGTGA
- a CDS encoding NRAMP family divalent metal transporter — translation MKKQNKGVLLGAAFLMATSAIGPGFLTQTTYFTETLLASFGFVILISIIIDIGAQMNIWRIIAVSEKRAQDIANDVFPGLGFLLAALVVAGGLAFNIGNIGGAGLGTNVLFGISPEVGGLLSGLLAIGIFIVREAGKIMDRFVQILGFVMIGLTLYVMFNAVPPVGEAVTRTFVPTEISLIAIVTLVGGTVGGYITFAGGHRLIDADVKGKEALPEVTRSSIFAILIASLMRILLFLATLGVVSKGLALDPANPPASVFQLAAGNVGYKIFGVVMWSAAITSVVGCAYTSVSFIRTFHPKLEKHYKWIIMAFIAISTLVFIVIGKPVKILILVGSLNGLILPLALGVMLIAAYRVKIVGDYKHPLWMTLFGLIVVVSMGYMGIYTLINDIPKLFQ, via the coding sequence ATGAAAAAGCAGAACAAAGGGGTTTTACTCGGTGCCGCTTTCTTGATGGCGACGTCCGCGATTGGGCCGGGTTTTTTGACGCAAACAACATATTTTACAGAAACGCTTCTGGCGAGTTTTGGATTTGTTATTTTAATTTCCATCATTATTGATATCGGTGCGCAGATGAATATATGGCGGATTATCGCTGTATCGGAAAAGCGGGCGCAAGATATTGCGAATGATGTGTTTCCAGGGCTCGGCTTCCTGCTTGCGGCGCTTGTCGTGGCGGGTGGTCTTGCTTTCAACATCGGCAATATCGGCGGTGCGGGTCTCGGTACAAATGTTTTATTCGGCATCTCACCGGAAGTCGGCGGATTGCTAAGCGGTTTGCTGGCAATCGGCATTTTTATCGTCCGGGAAGCCGGGAAGATCATGGATCGTTTTGTACAGATACTCGGATTCGTCATGATCGGACTGACGCTCTATGTCATGTTCAATGCAGTTCCGCCGGTCGGGGAAGCGGTAACACGGACATTTGTCCCGACTGAAATCAGCTTGATTGCCATCGTGACGCTTGTCGGTGGGACGGTAGGCGGCTACATCACATTTGCTGGCGGCCATCGATTGATTGACGCTGATGTCAAAGGGAAAGAAGCTCTTCCGGAAGTGACCAGAAGCTCAATCTTTGCCATTCTTATCGCATCCCTTATGCGTATTTTGTTATTTCTTGCCACATTAGGTGTGGTGAGCAAAGGGTTGGCGTTGGATCCGGCCAATCCACCCGCATCCGTCTTTCAATTGGCGGCAGGTAATGTCGGGTATAAGATTTTTGGCGTTGTGATGTGGTCAGCTGCCATTACGTCCGTAGTCGGCTGTGCGTATACATCCGTTTCGTTCATTCGGACGTTCCATCCGAAGCTTGAGAAGCATTATAAGTGGATCATCATGGCGTTTATTGCTATCTCAACCCTTGTCTTTATTGTCATCGGGAAACCGGTGAAGATTTTGATTCTCGTTGGCTCGTTGAATGGCCTTATTCTTCCGCTGGCGCTTGGCGTCATGCTGATTGCGGCATATCGGGTGAAAATTGTAGGAGATTATAAACATCCGCTTTGGATGACCCTTTTCGGTTTGATTGTTGTTGTTTCAATGGGTTATATGGGTATTTACACATTAATTAATGATATCCCGAAATTATTTCAATGA
- a CDS encoding LamB/YcsF family protein — MEYKVDLNCDMGESFGAYQMGNDADILETISSVNIACGFHAGDPATMRQTVQMALQRNVGIGVHPGLPDLAGFGRREMAITPDEAYDLVVYQIGALYGFVRAEGGTLQHVKPHGALYNMAAKDAALSDAIARAVYAVDPELILFGLAGSELVLAGERIGLKTAHEVFSDRTYQADGSLTSRREANALITDHAIAIQQVVKMVKEGKVMATDGSEVAIKADTICIHGDGKTALEFARQIPGALREEGIEIKKISSFL; from the coding sequence GTGGAGTACAAAGTAGATTTGAATTGTGATATGGGAGAAAGCTTTGGCGCTTATCAAATGGGGAATGATGCGGACATCTTGGAAACGATTTCTTCCGTGAACATTGCATGCGGTTTCCATGCGGGCGATCCGGCAACCATGCGGCAGACTGTTCAAATGGCGCTTCAGCGGAATGTGGGAATTGGTGTCCATCCGGGTTTGCCGGATTTAGCTGGTTTCGGCAGACGGGAAATGGCGATAACACCTGATGAGGCATACGACCTTGTCGTTTACCAGATCGGCGCACTTTATGGTTTTGTCCGGGCAGAAGGCGGTACGTTGCAGCATGTGAAGCCGCACGGAGCGCTCTACAACATGGCGGCAAAGGATGCAGCCCTTTCGGATGCCATCGCGCGAGCTGTCTATGCGGTTGATCCCGAGTTGATTCTTTTTGGATTGGCTGGCAGTGAACTCGTTTTGGCAGGGGAACGGATCGGCCTAAAAACGGCCCATGAGGTGTTTTCCGACCGGACGTATCAGGCGGACGGGTCGCTGACGTCAAGGCGGGAAGCCAATGCACTCATTACCGATCATGCGATAGCCATTCAGCAGGTTGTAAAGATGGTGAAGGAAGGGAAAGTGATGGCGACTGACGGATCGGAAGTGGCTATCAAAGCGGATACGATCTGCATTCATGGGGACGGGAAGACTGCGCTTGAGTTTGCGCGGCAAATACCGGGTGCATTACGTGAGGAAGGTATTGAAATAAAAAAGATTAGCAGTTTCTTATAA
- a CDS encoding biotin-dependent carboxyltransferase family protein — MIKVRKAGLSDTIQDLGRFGYQKFGVVTSGVMDAFAHRVANLLVGNEETEGTLEMTLVGPRLYFEEHAVIALCGGDLSASINGKPVPMWKPVFIEKGTELKMGPAVAGCRMYLAVAGGFEVPLLMGSRSTYLKAKIGGYTGRVLKTGDTLKVKVRNGQAEQIFSRLECAACGIQSADWTITKNVLPVLSDHYEIRVIKGRQYEMFSRESRRRFELGQFAVSSQSDRMGYRLTGPSLHLETEQELISEAVSFGSIQVPADGNPIILMADRQTTGGYPKIGQVASVDLSMVAQARPGNHLAFREISLEKAQELYLRRERNLQELKTGIALKFH; from the coding sequence ATGATCAAGGTTAGGAAGGCTGGATTAAGTGATACGATCCAAGATCTTGGGCGGTTCGGCTATCAGAAATTCGGAGTGGTGACAAGCGGCGTAATGGATGCGTTCGCTCACCGTGTGGCGAACTTGCTTGTCGGAAATGAAGAAACGGAAGGAACGCTGGAAATGACATTAGTCGGTCCGCGTTTATATTTCGAAGAACATGCTGTCATTGCACTTTGCGGAGGAGATCTATCCGCTTCTATCAATGGCAAGCCGGTACCGATGTGGAAACCGGTTTTCATTGAAAAAGGGACGGAATTGAAGATGGGCCCGGCAGTTGCAGGTTGCAGAATGTACTTAGCGGTCGCGGGCGGATTTGAAGTTCCGCTGCTGATGGGAAGCCGGTCCACTTATTTGAAGGCGAAAATCGGCGGCTATACGGGCCGTGTGCTGAAAACTGGTGACACGCTCAAAGTAAAAGTAAGAAATGGACAGGCGGAACAGATCTTTTCTCGATTGGAGTGTGCTGCATGCGGTATACAGTCAGCAGACTGGACGATTACAAAGAATGTGTTGCCTGTCCTGTCAGACCATTACGAAATTAGGGTGATCAAAGGTCGCCAATACGAAATGTTTTCCAGGGAAAGCAGGCGACGTTTCGAGTTGGGGCAATTTGCCGTCAGTTCGCAATCCGATCGGATGGGATACCGGTTGACTGGACCTTCGTTACACTTGGAAACGGAGCAGGAATTGATTTCCGAAGCAGTGTCGTTCGGCTCGATACAAGTGCCGGCGGATGGGAATCCAATCATTTTGATGGCAGATCGGCAGACAACCGGAGGGTATCCGAAAATTGGACAAGTGGCTTCAGTTGATTTGTCAATGGTCGCACAAGCGAGGCCTGGGAATCACTTGGCTTTTCGGGAAATTTCGCTTGAGAAAGCGCAGGAATTATATCTGCGCAGAGAACGGAATTTACAGGAGCTGAAAACGGGGATTGCTTTGAAATTTCATTAG
- the pxpB gene encoding 5-oxoprolinase subunit PxpB, producing the protein MDFTLSPLGDQAVVIEVARDISIEAQDKVLAVSARLEERSPDWMVELVPAYTSVTVFYRLNAFVEGNPYEEVCKRIQQLLASVQADRSSSRKTVRVPVLYGGEWGQDLPFVAEHNGLTLEEVISIHSSGEYLVHMIGFAPGFPFIGGMSEKIAAPRRKTPRLRIPARTVGIAGKQTGVYPIETPGGWQLIGRTPLELFLPEQDPPSLLAAGDRIEFYPISQKEYDEMRGGRP; encoded by the coding sequence ATGGACTTTACGCTATCTCCATTAGGTGATCAAGCGGTTGTCATTGAGGTGGCCCGTGATATTAGCATAGAGGCGCAGGATAAGGTGCTGGCTGTGTCAGCACGTTTGGAGGAAAGGTCGCCTGATTGGATGGTGGAATTGGTTCCTGCTTATACGTCGGTGACAGTGTTTTATCGGTTGAATGCTTTCGTTGAAGGGAATCCATACGAGGAAGTATGTAAGCGGATTCAACAGCTTCTTGCCAGTGTCCAAGCTGATCGTTCATCCAGTCGCAAGACGGTCAGGGTACCCGTGCTTTATGGCGGAGAGTGGGGGCAGGACCTGCCATTTGTCGCAGAGCACAACGGGTTGACGCTGGAGGAGGTAATTTCCATCCATTCCTCTGGAGAATATCTTGTACATATGATCGGCTTTGCTCCGGGATTTCCTTTCATTGGCGGTATGTCTGAGAAGATAGCGGCGCCGCGGAGAAAGACGCCGCGTTTGCGGATTCCGGCACGTACGGTCGGGATTGCGGGAAAACAGACGGGGGTGTATCCAATTGAGACACCGGGCGGTTGGCAATTGATCGGCAGAACCCCGCTTGAGTTATTTCTTCCGGAACAGGATCCACCCAGTTTGTTGGCGGCGGGGGACCGGATCGAGTTCTATCCAATTTCGCAAAAGGAATATGATGAAATGCGGGGTGGGCGTCCATGA
- a CDS encoding IS110 family transposase gives MYSKWNEKLNQVTENTLIVGMDIAKSTHYACFVDERGRVLEKAFAVHQSREGFEALYQNVLRAMKAHEKTDVIVGIEPTGHYWMNLAYFLDSYGIPLVMVNPLHVKRSKELDDNLQTKNDKKDAVVIARLMKDGRFSYPRILKDIEAELRIGSTLRSKLTEDLSSLKNRIIRWLDRYFPEFTQVYPTFGKMAFATLEKTPLPQDIIGKTAEELVFLYRQVEGMRAPQLPKARLLIDVANQSIGLTEGSQMARFEIATLIRQYRLLEEEIEEVNSQLAELAKSTGEYVYLSTVPGLGDATIVDLLSEVGSFSHYEDPRQLIKLAGLTLRENSSGQHKGRKHISKRGRKRLRNVLFKVIVPLIRHNEAFKRLHEYYTTRQQNPLRGKQSMVVLCGKLLKVLHGICKKKVHFDERHMMNDLHCLATAA, from the coding sequence ATGTATTCTAAGTGGAATGAAAAGCTAAATCAAGTAACGGAAAACACATTAATTGTCGGCATGGATATCGCTAAGAGTACCCATTACGCATGCTTCGTAGATGAACGCGGACGTGTACTTGAGAAAGCTTTTGCCGTACATCAATCCAGAGAAGGATTTGAAGCATTATATCAAAATGTACTTCGTGCTATGAAAGCACATGAAAAAACTGATGTTATCGTTGGGATTGAACCTACCGGCCACTATTGGATGAACCTTGCTTATTTCTTGGATTCCTATGGAATCCCGCTTGTAATGGTCAACCCATTACACGTCAAGCGTTCAAAGGAACTGGATGATAACTTACAGACAAAGAACGATAAGAAAGATGCAGTAGTCATTGCTCGGCTCATGAAGGACGGGCGTTTCAGCTATCCCCGTATTCTAAAAGATATTGAGGCGGAGTTGCGGATTGGCTCTACTCTTCGTTCAAAGCTTACAGAGGATTTGTCGAGCCTCAAGAACCGGATCATTCGCTGGCTTGATCGGTACTTTCCGGAGTTTACACAGGTCTATCCAACCTTCGGGAAGATGGCGTTCGCTACACTCGAGAAAACACCGTTGCCACAGGACATCATAGGGAAGACGGCTGAAGAGTTAGTCTTTCTCTACCGGCAGGTAGAGGGGATGAGAGCGCCGCAATTACCAAAGGCAAGACTCCTAATTGATGTAGCCAACCAATCTATCGGGTTGACGGAAGGATCGCAGATGGCACGATTCGAAATCGCCACGCTCATCCGTCAGTACCGATTGTTAGAGGAAGAAATAGAAGAGGTAAATAGCCAATTAGCCGAGTTGGCTAAGTCTACAGGAGAGTATGTATACCTCTCAACTGTACCCGGCTTAGGGGATGCTACAATCGTTGATCTACTCTCTGAAGTCGGTAGCTTTTCACATTATGAAGATCCACGCCAACTCATCAAACTCGCGGGATTAACATTACGTGAAAATTCTTCTGGACAACACAAGGGACGAAAACATATCTCTAAACGCGGCCGGAAGAGGTTAAGGAATGTTCTGTTTAAAGTCATCGTTCCACTAATCAGGCACAATGAAGCGTTTAAACGGCTACATGAATACTACACGACTCGCCAACAAAATCCCCTACGGGGAAAACAGTCGATGGTCGTGCTATGCGGTAAATTACTGAAAGTGTTACATGGTATTTGTAAGAAGAAAGTTCATTTCGATGAGCGGCATATGATGAACGATCTCCACTGTCTCGCAACGGCAGCGTAA
- a CDS encoding DUF2207 domain-containing protein, giving the protein MKWMKWIPFVAFFLLLMPIQAQAVDYSINGATIDAYMKENGDVEIVERYQYDFDGKFNGVTRGIVTKPGTSINSFLAYENGKPLQVEKKNQLYKIHRKGKDETIQIELQYTIVNGIEKYEDGAQFFWAFFDENNESSYGEMIIRIHPPSPEKPIDFLGYDQAYGTGSIQQDGSILFGLGRVPSETSADVRIIYPASLFPETQQVQGSGLSELKKDRKEFILKAERREQMKTVLPAALIGLTVILVFLGFWAYLKRRSQYRYAKEQLAGRGFEIPDDRLSIPAAVYFTKEGDLKPEAMSAALLDLVRKGNVRQLSDDQFKLIHPNAEMPHEQRLIQLLFYQIGDGGLFTADMLQKYMEQDKNIEAYSAEKALWVQEIKNEVDQAGLYANRGAFRSGLWLLAIGYAVLTVLSIVYEIYPLLIGTIVLTFAAALLAAFYKPRSVEGHKLAIQWEEFLANFDYAKWRIFSQEDKVRSYLYGVGIGDATLTTKGNPFATAEGTVYQQRTDSAILYNPLFMTTSFTQANETATAHLSSSSSSSTSSSSGSGGGSGAF; this is encoded by the coding sequence ATGAAGTGGATGAAATGGATTCCTTTTGTAGCGTTTTTCTTGCTGCTGATGCCTATACAAGCCCAAGCGGTCGATTATTCGATAAATGGCGCGACCATTGATGCTTATATGAAAGAAAATGGAGACGTGGAAATCGTCGAACGGTATCAGTATGACTTTGATGGAAAATTCAATGGCGTGACCCGGGGAATCGTCACAAAACCCGGAACGTCCATCAATTCATTCCTCGCTTATGAAAATGGAAAGCCGCTGCAAGTCGAGAAGAAGAACCAACTTTACAAGATCCATCGGAAGGGCAAGGATGAAACCATTCAAATTGAGTTGCAATACACGATTGTGAATGGCATAGAGAAATATGAAGATGGTGCACAGTTCTTCTGGGCCTTCTTTGATGAGAACAATGAATCCTCTTATGGTGAGATGATCATTCGAATTCATCCGCCAAGCCCAGAGAAGCCGATTGATTTCTTGGGATATGATCAAGCTTACGGAACTGGTTCAATCCAGCAAGACGGCAGTATCCTATTCGGCTTAGGGAGAGTCCCATCTGAAACATCAGCCGATGTCCGGATCATTTATCCGGCCTCTTTATTCCCAGAGACACAGCAAGTACAAGGCTCCGGTCTCAGTGAGCTGAAAAAGGATCGGAAAGAATTCATCTTGAAGGCAGAACGGCGCGAACAGATGAAAACAGTGCTGCCCGCTGCGTTGATTGGTTTGACTGTCATTTTGGTATTCCTCGGCTTTTGGGCGTACTTGAAAAGGCGGTCGCAATATCGGTATGCAAAGGAGCAGCTTGCGGGAAGAGGATTCGAAATTCCTGATGATCGGCTCAGCATTCCGGCAGCTGTTTATTTCACCAAGGAGGGAGATTTGAAGCCGGAGGCCATGTCCGCCGCATTGCTTGATCTTGTCCGGAAAGGGAATGTCCGCCAATTATCCGATGACCAGTTTAAATTAATTCATCCGAATGCGGAAATGCCGCATGAGCAGCGGCTGATTCAGTTGTTGTTCTATCAAATCGGAGATGGCGGACTGTTCACGGCGGATATGTTACAGAAGTATATGGAGCAGGACAAGAATATAGAAGCTTACAGTGCGGAAAAAGCATTATGGGTGCAAGAAATTAAAAATGAGGTGGATCAAGCAGGATTGTATGCAAATCGGGGTGCGTTCCGATCTGGCTTATGGCTGCTTGCCATAGGTTATGCTGTATTAACAGTCCTATCCATTGTGTACGAAATTTACCCATTATTGATAGGAACGATCGTTCTTACATTTGCTGCTGCGCTGCTCGCTGCCTTCTACAAGCCCAGAAGTGTGGAGGGGCATAAATTGGCTATTCAATGGGAAGAGTTCCTGGCTAATTTTGACTATGCAAAATGGCGAATTTTTTCCCAGGAGGACAAGGTTCGGTCTTACTTATATGGCGTAGGAATAGGAGATGCGACCTTGACTACGAAAGGCAATCCCTTTGCAACCGCGGAGGGAACAGTCTATCAGCAACGCACGGATTCTGCGATTCTCTATAATCCACTATTTATGACAACGTCGTTTACCCAGGCAAATGAAACGGCCACAGCCCATTTAAGCAGTTCCTCTTCTTCTTCCACTTCTTCCAGCAGTGGAAGCGGCGGAGGTTCGGGTGCATTTTGA
- the dacB gene encoding D-alanyl-D-alanine carboxypeptidase/D-alanyl-D-alanine-endopeptidase gives MYDLSKQKQWGKRTFLTAAMAAVLLTPVAYETQQTAVASSTLTSNSSVESTSLEKKLDTILQDSKLAGGITGVTVRNRSNGAIVYSQFGDIRLRPASNMKLLTGAAAMDVLGPDYQFSTEVLMDGELKSGQLKGTLYLKGKGDPTLLKEDLDEFAKQLKAQGITKINGDLVADDSWYDNVRYSQDLNWSDEHNYVGAQVSALTLSPNDDYDAGTVIVEVNAAAKAGEPSVVTVTPATNYVEIVNNAKTVGKDEKKTISIEREHGTNRIFIEGNIPVDGTRTRSWTAVWEPTELTLDVFQKSLKEQGIQLIGNGKVKTGIAPANATVLATKKSMPLKDLYIPFMKLSNNGHAETLVKEMGRVKAGDGSWDTGLDVMKNTLKGLGLNTDSIVLRDGSGMSHKNLVSADDLSTLLYRVQDKSWFPAFEASLPVAGNEDRMIGGTLRNRMGGGAAAGNVKAKTGSITGVSTLTGYVTAKDGTELIFSVMINNYVSGPVTPIEDAIANVLAEHEF, from the coding sequence GTGTACGATTTGTCTAAACAAAAGCAATGGGGGAAACGAACGTTTCTCACCGCAGCCATGGCAGCCGTTCTCCTGACGCCAGTTGCCTACGAAACACAGCAGACAGCAGTGGCATCCTCAACTTTGACTTCCAACTCATCCGTAGAATCTACCTCCTTAGAAAAGAAACTTGATACCATCCTGCAAGATTCAAAACTAGCCGGCGGAATTACAGGCGTCACCGTCCGAAACCGATCAAATGGAGCAATTGTTTACTCCCAATTCGGGGACATTCGTCTTCGTCCTGCGTCCAACATGAAACTGTTGACTGGAGCGGCGGCCATGGACGTTCTCGGACCCGATTATCAGTTTTCGACAGAGGTGCTGATGGATGGCGAATTGAAAAGCGGCCAATTAAAAGGGACGCTGTACTTGAAAGGCAAAGGCGATCCGACATTGCTGAAGGAAGATCTGGATGAATTCGCCAAGCAATTGAAAGCGCAAGGCATTACGAAAATCAACGGCGATCTTGTCGCAGATGATAGCTGGTATGACAACGTCCGCTATTCTCAGGATTTGAACTGGTCGGATGAACATAACTACGTCGGTGCGCAAGTCTCCGCTTTGACCCTTTCGCCGAATGATGATTATGACGCAGGAACAGTCATTGTCGAAGTGAACGCTGCCGCGAAGGCGGGTGAGCCATCCGTAGTGACGGTCACCCCTGCAACAAATTATGTGGAGATCGTCAACAACGCAAAGACAGTCGGGAAAGACGAGAAGAAAACCATTTCCATTGAACGAGAACACGGTACGAACCGAATTTTCATTGAAGGCAATATCCCTGTGGATGGAACGAGAACACGCTCCTGGACGGCGGTTTGGGAACCGACAGAGCTCACATTGGATGTATTCCAGAAATCACTGAAAGAACAAGGCATTCAATTGATCGGCAATGGAAAGGTGAAAACAGGAATAGCCCCTGCTAATGCAACCGTCCTCGCGACGAAGAAATCCATGCCGCTGAAGGATCTATATATCCCTTTCATGAAATTGAGCAATAACGGACACGCGGAAACACTCGTGAAAGAAATGGGAAGAGTAAAAGCGGGCGACGGAAGCTGGGATACGGGATTAGACGTTATGAAGAACACGCTGAAGGGATTGGGATTAAACACAGACTCCATCGTGTTGCGGGACGGCTCCGGCATGTCACATAAAAATCTCGTCTCAGCCGACGACTTATCGACGTTACTCTATCGGGTCCAAGATAAGAGCTGGTTCCCTGCATTTGAAGCATCCTTGCCTGTCGCAGGGAATGAAGACCGCATGATTGGCGGGACGCTTCGCAATCGAATGGGAGGAGGCGCAGCAGCCGGGAATGTCAAAGCAAAAACAGGTTCCATTACCGGCGTCTCCACATTGACTGGCTATGTGACGGCAAAAGACGGCACAGAATTGATTTTTTCTGTCATGATCAACAATTATGTCAGCGGCCCAGTGACTCCAATCGAAGATGCCATTGCCAACGTATTGGCTGAACATGAATTTTAA
- a CDS encoding manganese catalase family protein, whose amino-acid sequence MFYYKEELINIIKPDKPDPEAARVLQEILGGHYGEMRTMMQYFFQSSNFRGKEIQYRDLLRGVFLEEIAHVELVQYTINQLLNDSGESSRPGDGGSDGAPLDEAVRHGNPHHYIMAAQSSLPVDAGGNPWNGSWVYAHGNLVSDLLDNLILESTGVLQKTRIYEMSSNQTFRETLAFLIVRDNAHQNAFAKALETLGVDWGKLFPIPNYDINKYPECRKYVDMGFHNVQFNFRLDPTRIGEIFQGTSPSRNDGELQVVNPPQGFPVPMMPDMPNEHSPGLSDLNN is encoded by the coding sequence ATGTTTTATTATAAAGAGGAACTAATCAATATCATTAAGCCGGACAAACCAGACCCGGAAGCTGCACGTGTTTTGCAGGAAATTTTAGGCGGTCATTATGGAGAAATGCGGACGATGATGCAATACTTCTTCCAAAGCTCCAATTTTCGTGGGAAAGAGATCCAGTACCGTGATTTGCTTCGGGGCGTTTTCTTGGAAGAAATTGCACACGTTGAATTGGTTCAATACACGATCAATCAACTATTAAATGACTCCGGAGAATCGTCTCGCCCAGGAGATGGCGGAAGTGATGGCGCTCCGTTGGATGAAGCCGTCAGACACGGCAACCCCCACCATTATATTATGGCAGCCCAGTCTTCACTACCAGTGGATGCGGGCGGAAATCCGTGGAATGGTTCATGGGTTTATGCCCACGGGAACCTGGTATCCGATTTATTGGATAACTTAATCCTTGAGTCCACAGGCGTCTTGCAGAAAACCCGTATTTACGAAATGAGTTCAAACCAGACGTTTAGAGAAACGTTAGCTTTTTTAATTGTTCGGGATAATGCCCATCAAAACGCATTCGCAAAGGCGTTAGAAACGCTAGGGGTCGATTGGGGCAAGTTGTTCCCAATTCCGAACTACGATATTAACAAGTATCCGGAATGCCGAAAATATGTTGATATGGGCTTCCATAACGTACAATTTAACTTCCGTTTGGATCCTACCCGGATCGGTGAAATTTTTCAAGGTACATCCCCGAGCCGAAACGACGGGGAACTCCAAGTAGTAAATCCTCCACAAGGGTTCCCGGTCCCTATGATGCCCGACATGCCAAACGAACACAGCCCCGGTCTGTCTGACTTGAACAATTGA